The DNA sequence TGAATGCAAAAGTCTGGCTGGTCGGCGCAGGCCCCGGCGACCCCGAGCTGTTGACCCTCAAGGCCGTGCGCGCCCTGAATCAGGCGGACGTGGTACTGATCGATGACCTGGTCAACCCGGCCGTGCTCAGCCATTGCCCCGCCGCAAGGATCATTCCGGTCGGCAAGCGCGGTGGCTGCCGCTCCACGCCGCAAGCCTTCATTCATCGCCTGATGCTGCGCTATGCCCGTCAGGGCAAATGCGTGGCGCGACTCAAGGGTGGCGACCCGTGCATTTTCGGCCGCGGTGGCGAAGAAGCCCAATGGTTGCAGGAACGAGGTGTCGAGGTCGAACTGGTCAACGGCATCACTGCCGGCCTGGCAGGCGCCACGCAATGTGGCATCCCCTTGACCCTGCGTGGTATCAGCCGTGGCGTAACGCTGGTCACGGCGCACACCCAGGACGACAGCACCTTGAACTGGCAGGCATTGGCCCAGGGCGGTACGACGCTGGTGGTCTATATGGGCGTGGCCAAGCTGGACGAGATCCAGGCGCAGCTGCTCGCCGGCGGGATGGCCGCTGCAACGCCGGTGGCGATGATCGAAAACGCGTCCCTGCCCCAGCAGCGTGAATGCCGCAGCAACCTGCTGCAGATGCGCGCCGATGCCCTGGCCTTCAAGCTGCAAAGCCCGGCGATCCTGGTCATTGGCGAAGTCGCCGCAGGGGTCGATGCTGCACTGCAATCCCAGGTCGCCACAGGCTGAACGGCAAATCGCAGGCAAAGAAAAGCCCGGCCTGAGCCGGGCTTTTCGTTAGCGTCAGACCAATTACTTGGCTTGAGCTTCTACTTGCGCTTCTACGCGACGGTTTACAGCACGGCCAGCG is a window from the Pseudomonas sp. LS1212 genome containing:
- the cobA gene encoding uroporphyrinogen-III C-methyltransferase gives rise to the protein MNAKVWLVGAGPGDPELLTLKAVRALNQADVVLIDDLVNPAVLSHCPAARIIPVGKRGGCRSTPQAFIHRLMLRYARQGKCVARLKGGDPCIFGRGGEEAQWLQERGVEVELVNGITAGLAGATQCGIPLTLRGISRGVTLVTAHTQDDSTLNWQALAQGGTTLVVYMGVAKLDEIQAQLLAGGMAAATPVAMIENASLPQQRECRSNLLQMRADALAFKLQSPAILVIGEVAAGVDAALQSQVATG